Proteins encoded within one genomic window of Oryza glaberrima chromosome 12, OglaRS2, whole genome shotgun sequence:
- the LOC127757028 gene encoding probable rhamnogalacturonate lyase B, producing the protein MIDMLDSTEFKVVSSSEDQVELSFRSTYNPSRPNSVRLNIDKRLVMLKGSSGFYCYAIFEHVRDWPALNISEARLAFKLNTDKFNYMAISDDIQRFMPSATDRDAPRGAPLAYKEAVLLVDPKEPQFRGEVDDKYEYSLDNKDNRVHGWISSNHPNPMGFWVITPSNEFKSGGPLKRELTSHVGPTSLTMFLGTHYVGNDIVLKIEEGEYWKKVMGPVFIYLNSNPRRGDLHSLWVDAKLQAEAEARKWPYSFPVSPDFHKASQRGSVTGRLFVRDRYMSSKDMAAGMAFVGLATPGQPGSWVTESKNYQFWTRATPCGSFSISNVRAGVYNLYAWVPGFLGDYMYTSQVTVTPGRGINLGDLVFEPPRSGPTLWEMGVPDRSAAEFFIPDPNPKYLNKIFITKDKYRQYGLWERYAELYPDGDLVFTIGESDISKDWFFAHVTRKQGDGYAATTRQIRFRLERVVADATYTLRVELAAAQMARVQVVVNGRADEALTTAAAFGDGNAIARHGAHGVQWSLEFAIKGYMLVEGEEENVVFITQTRALSPFFGVMYDYIRLEGPSSSWRDPMTTRGR; encoded by the exons ATGATCGATAT GCTGGATAGTACTGAATTCAAGGTAGTATCCTCAAGTGAAGATCAAGTGGAGCTTTCCTTCAGGAGCACCTACAATCCATCACGTCCAAATAGTGTCAGGCTAAACATCGACAAGAG GCTTGTGATGCTGAAAGGTAGCTCAGGATTCTACTGCTATGCCATCTTTGAGCATGTCAGGGACTGGCCTGCTCTCAACATTTCAGAGGCTCGCCTCGCCTTCAAACTGAACACGGACAA GTTCAACTACATGGCGATCTCAGACGATATACAGAGGTTTATGCCGAGTGCGACAGACAGAGATGCACCTCGCGGTGCTCCATTGGCATACAAGGAGGCTGTCCTGCTCGTTGATCCCAAGGAACCACAGTTCAGAGGAGAG GTGGATGACAAGTACGAGTACTCGCTGGACAACAAGGACAACAGAGTTCATGGATGGATTAGCAGCAATCACCCTAACCCCATGGGATTCTGGGTGATCACCCCCAGCAACGAGTTCAAGAGCGGCGGCCCTCTCAAGCGAGAGCTCACCTCCCATGTCGGCCCGACCTCTCTGACA ATGTTTCTTGGCACGCATTACGTCGGGAATGACATTGTTCTGAAGATTGAGGAGGGGGAGTACTGGAAGAAGGTGATGGGCCCGGTGTTCATCTACCTCAACTCCAATCCGAGGAGAGGAGATCTGCATTCGCTTTGGGTGGATGCCAAGTTGCAGGCAGAAGCTGAAGCTAGGAAATGGCCATACAGCTTCCCTGTATCCCCTGACTTCCACAAGGCAAGTCAGAGAGGATCAGTCACCGGGAGGCTATTTGTCAGAGACAG GTACATGAGCAGTAAGGACATGGCAGCTGGGATGGCTTTTGTTGGCTTGGCCACTCCTGGACAACCCGGTTCTTGGGTGACAGAGAGCAAAAACTACCAATTCTGGACGAGGGCAACGCCCTGCGGCAGCTTCAGCATCAGTAATGTGAGAGCAGGAGTGTACAACCTCTACGCATGGGTTCCTGGGTTTCTTGGGGACTACATGTACACCTCGCAAGTAACAGTAACACCAG GACGTGGCATCAACCTCGGTGATCTTGTGTTCGAGCCTCCAAGATCAGGCCCGACACTGTGGGAGATGGGTGTTCCTGACAGGAGTGCAGCAGAGTTCTTCATCCCTGATCCCAACCCCAAATACCTGAACAAGATCTTCATCACCAAAGACAAGTACAGGCAGTACGGGTTGTGGGAGAGGTACGCTGAGCTATACCCTGACGGCGATCTCGTCTTCACGATCGGCGAGAGCGACATCTCCAAGGACTGGTTCTTCGCACACGTCACAAG AAAGCAAGGCGACGGGtatgcggcgacgacgaggcagATCCGGTTCAGGCTGGAGCGCGTCGTGGCGGACGCCACCTACACGCTCCGCGtcgagctggcggcggcgcagatggCGAGGGTGCAGGTGGTGGTGAACGGCCGGGCGGACGAGGcgttgacgacggcggcggcgttcggcgACGGGAACGCGATAGCGCGGCACGGGGCACACGGCGTGCAGTGGAGCTTGGAGTTCGCGATCAAGGGGTACATGCtggtggagggagaggaggagaatgTGGTGTTCATCACGCAGACGAGGGCGTTGAGCCCCTTCTTCGGCGTCATGTATGATTACATCCGGTTAGAGGGTCCTTCTTCTTCGTGGCGAGACCCTATGACGACGCGAGGTCGATGA
- the LOC127757035 gene encoding uncharacterized protein LOC127757035: MSPSSFLHHPRLLPPSSTPSFLPPSLLPPTSPQRRPVVANGERLRPAAPSRQIWGRWQRRGRGGSWLRQRATVAAGKGRPAAVAGDESGEELSFSLPPLPSSGRLRPLARYGGGGSGGEGMATGCGGGRRVRQRAPLLPPTSPQQRPTAPSCQIRGNNSGGEGAAAGCGKGQR; encoded by the coding sequence ATgtctccttcctccttcctccaccacccacgtctccttcctccttcctccactCCCTCCTTTCTCCCTCCTAGCCTTCTTCCTCCCACCTCTCCCCAGCGGCGGCCGGTTGTGGCAAACGGAGAAAGGTTGCGGCCGGCTGCACCCTCTCGCCAGATATGGgggcgatggcagcggcggggAAGGGGCGGCAGCTGGCTGCGGCAAAGGGCGACGGTAGCGGCGGGGAAGGGTCGgccggctgcggtggcgggCGACGAGTCCGGCGAAGagctctccttctccctcccacCTCTCCCTAGCAGCGGCCGGCTGCGCCCTCTCGCCAGATATgggggtggcggcagcggcggggaaGGGATGGCGACCGGCTGCGGTGGCGGGCGACGAGTCCGGCAGCGAGctccccttctccctcccacCTCTCCCCAGCAGCGGCCGACTGCGCCCTCTTGCCAAATCCGGGGCAACAACAGCggcggggaaggggcggcggctGGCTGCGGCAAAGGGCAACGATAG
- the LOC127757032 gene encoding CBL-interacting protein kinase 32, with the protein MSTTKVKRRVGKYELGRTIGEGTFAKVKFARDTETGDPVAIKILDKEKVLKHKMVEQIKREISTMKLIKHPNVVRIYEVMGSKTKIYIVLEYVTGGELFDTIVNHGRMREDEARRYFQQLINAVDYCHSRGVYHRDLKPENLLLDSYGNLKVSDFGLSALSQQIKDDGLLHTTCGTPNYVAPEVLEDQGYDGAMADLWSCGVILFVLLAGYLPFEDSNLMTLYKKISNAEFTFPPWTSFPAKRLLTRILDPNPMTRVTIPEILEDEWFKKGYKRPEFDEKYDTTLDDVDAVFNDSEEHHVTEKKEEPEALNAFELISMSAGLNLGNLFDSEQEFKRETRFTSKCPPKEIVRKIEEAAKPLGFDVQKKNYKLRLEKVKAGRKGNLNVATEILQVAPSLHMVEVRKAKGDTLEFHKFYKNLSRTLKDVVWKSDDLQNQLS; encoded by the exons ATGAGTACAACCAAAGTGAAGAGACGTGTGGGAAAGTATGAGCTAGGAAGAACAATCGGAGAGGGCACATTCGCGAAGGTCAAGTTCGCGAGGGATACCGAGACCGGTGATCCAGTAGCCATCAAGATCCTAGATAAGGAGAAAGTTCTCAAGCATAAGATGGTCGAACAG ATTAAAAGGGAAATTTCGACAATGAAGTTGATTAAGCACCCAAATGTTGTCCGTATATATGAG GTGATGGGAAGCAAGACAAAGATCTACATTGTTTTAGAATATGTTACCGGTGGTGAGCTCTTTGATACAATT GTTAACCATGGTCGTATGAGGGAAGATGAGGCAAGAAGGTACTTccaacaattaattaatgctGTTGATTATTGTCATAGCAGGGGTGTGTACCACAGGGACTTAAAA CCAGAAAATTTACTACTAGATTCATATGGGAATCTGAAGGTCTCTGATTTTGGGCTGAGTGCACTTTCTCAGCAAATTAAG GATGATGGTTTGCTGCACACAACCTGCGGGACACCAAATTATGTTGCACCGGAG GTCCTTGAAGATCAAGGATATGATGGAGCAATGGCAGATTTGTGGTCATGTGGAGTTATCCTGTTCGTTCTGCTAGCAGGGTATTTGCCTTTTGAGGACTCTAATCTTATGACGTTGTATAAGAAA ATATCAAATGCAGAGTTTACGTTTCCACCTTGGACATCTTTTCCTGCCAAGAGGTTGTTAACAAGAATCCTTGATCCAAACCCAATGACG AGAGTAACAATTCCAGAAATATTAGAGGATGAGTGGTTCAAAAAGGGCTACAAACGCCCAGAGTTTGACGAAAAATATGACACAACATTGGATGATGTTGATGCTGTCTTCAATGACTCTGAA GAGCACCATGTgacagaaaagaaagaagaaccAGAAGCTCTCAATGCATTTGAACTGATTTCAATGTCAGCAGGCCTCAATCTTGGGAATTTGTTTGATTCAGAGCAG GAATTCAAAAGAGAAACAAGGTTCACATCAAAATGTCCACCAAAAGAAATTGTCCGCAAGATTGAGGAAGCCGCAAAACCTCTAGGATTTGATGTTCAGAAGAAAAATTACAAG TTAAGGTTGGAAAAGGTAAAAGCagggagaaaaggaaatctcaATGTTGCTACTGAG ATACTGCAGGTTGCACCCTCTCTTCATATGGTTGAAGTACGAAAAGCAAAAGGCGACACCCTCGAATTTCATAAG TTCTACAAGAACCTCTCCAGAACCTTAAAGGATGTTGTTTGGAAATCAGATGatcttcaaaatcaactttccTAG
- the LOC127757034 gene encoding putative calmodulin-like protein 2 isoform X3 has product MGSLGQSPTEAELKKMVEEVDADGSGSIEFEEFLGLLARKLRDTGAEDDIRDAFRVFDKDQNGFITPDELRHVMANLGDPLSDDELADMLHEADSDGDGQINYNEFLKVMMAKRRQNMMEGHGSGGHRSSNSHKKSGCCGPNSSCTIL; this is encoded by the exons ATGGGGTCGCTGGGGCAGTCGCCGACGGAGGCGGAGCTGAAGAagatggtggaggaggtggacgcggacggcagcggcagcatcgAGTTCGAGGAGTTCCTGGGCCTCCTCGCCCGCAAGCTCCGCGACACCGGCGCCGAGGACGACATCCGCGACGCCTTCCGCGTCTTCGACAAGGACCAGAACGGCTTCATCACCCCCGACGAGCTCCGCCACGTCATGGCCAACCTCGGCGACCCCCTctccgacgacgagctcgccgacATGCTCCACGAGGCCGactccgacggcgacggccagaTCAACTACAACGAGTTCCTCAAGGTCATGATGGCAAA GCGAAGGCAGAATATGATGGAGGGACATGGAAGTGGAGGTCATCGGTCAAGTAACTCCCACAAGAAATCCGGCTGCTGCGGCCCGAATTCCTCATGTACCATCCTCTGA
- the LOC127757034 gene encoding putative calmodulin-like protein 2 isoform X1 → MDHLTKEQIAEFREAFNLFDKDGDGTITSKELGTVMGSLGQSPTEAELKKMVEEVDADGSGSIEFEEFLGLLARKLRDTGAEDDIRDAFRVFDKDQNGFITPDELRHVMANLGDPLSDDELADMLHEADSDGDGQINYNEFLKVMMAKRRQNMMEGHGSGGHRSSNSHKKSGCCGPNSSCTIL, encoded by the exons ATGGACCACCTGACAAAGGAGCAGATCGCCGAGTTCCGGGAGGCATTCAACCTGTTCGACAAAGATGGAGACG GGACGATCACGAGCAAGGAGCTTGGGACGGTGATGGGGTCGCTGGGGCAGTCGCCGACGGAGGCGGAGCTGAAGAagatggtggaggaggtggacgcggacggcagcggcagcatcgAGTTCGAGGAGTTCCTGGGCCTCCTCGCCCGCAAGCTCCGCGACACCGGCGCCGAGGACGACATCCGCGACGCCTTCCGCGTCTTCGACAAGGACCAGAACGGCTTCATCACCCCCGACGAGCTCCGCCACGTCATGGCCAACCTCGGCGACCCCCTctccgacgacgagctcgccgacATGCTCCACGAGGCCGactccgacggcgacggccagaTCAACTACAACGAGTTCCTCAAGGTCATGATGGCAAA GCGAAGGCAGAATATGATGGAGGGACATGGAAGTGGAGGTCATCGGTCAAGTAACTCCCACAAGAAATCCGGCTGCTGCGGCCCGAATTCCTCATGTACCATCCTCTGA
- the LOC127757034 gene encoding putative calmodulin-like protein 2 isoform X2 has translation MDHLTKEQIAEFREAFNLFDKDGDGTITSKELGTVMGSLGQSPTEAELKKMVEEVDADGSGSIEFEEFLGLLARKLRDTGAEDDIRDAFRVFDKDQNGFITPDELRHVMANLGDPLSDDELADMLHEADSDGDGQINYNEFLKAKAEYDGGTWKWRSSVK, from the exons ATGGACCACCTGACAAAGGAGCAGATCGCCGAGTTCCGGGAGGCATTCAACCTGTTCGACAAAGATGGAGACG GGACGATCACGAGCAAGGAGCTTGGGACGGTGATGGGGTCGCTGGGGCAGTCGCCGACGGAGGCGGAGCTGAAGAagatggtggaggaggtggacgcggacggcagcggcagcatcgAGTTCGAGGAGTTCCTGGGCCTCCTCGCCCGCAAGCTCCGCGACACCGGCGCCGAGGACGACATCCGCGACGCCTTCCGCGTCTTCGACAAGGACCAGAACGGCTTCATCACCCCCGACGAGCTCCGCCACGTCATGGCCAACCTCGGCGACCCCCTctccgacgacgagctcgccgacATGCTCCACGAGGCCGactccgacggcgacggccagaTCAACTACAACGAGTTCCTCAAG GCGAAGGCAGAATATGATGGAGGGACATGGAAGTGGAGGTCATCGGTCAAGTAA